The proteins below are encoded in one region of Hordeum vulgare subsp. vulgare chromosome 3H, MorexV3_pseudomolecules_assembly, whole genome shotgun sequence:
- the LOC123444968 gene encoding 40S ribosomal protein S23 — protein sequence MGKTRGMGAGRKLKTHRRNQRWADKAYKKSHLGNEWKKPFAGSSHAKGIVLEKIGIEAKQPNSAIRKCARVQLVKNGKKIAAFVPNDGCLNFIEENDEVLIAGFGRKGHAVGDIPGVRFKVVKVSGVSLLALFKEKKEKPRS from the exons ATGGG TAAGACACGTGGTATGGGAGCTGGGCGCAAGCTCAAGACCCACCGCAGGAACCAGAGGTGGGCAGACAAGGCATACAAGAAGAGCCACTTGGGTAACGAGTGGAAGAAGCCCTTCGCTGGGTCATCTCACGCCAAGGGCATTGTTTTGGAGAAGAT TGGTATTGAGGCCAAGCAGCCTAACTCTGCCATCCGTAAGTGTGCTCGTGTCCAGCTTGTGAAGAATGGAAAGAAGATTGCTGCTTTCGTTCCCAATGATGGTTGCCTGAACTTCATCGAGGAAAAT GACGAGGTGTTGATTGCTGGATTCGGTCGTAAGGGACATGCTGTGGGAGATATTCCTGGTGTCCGGTTCAAGGTCGTCAAGGTGTCTGGTGTGTCTCTGCTTGCCCTcttcaaggagaagaaggagaaacccaggtcttag
- the LOC123444970 gene encoding nuclear transcription factor Y subunit B-3-like encodes MADDDSGSPRGGGGGGVREQDRFLPIANISRIMKKAVPANGKIAKDAKETLQECVSEFISFVTSEASDKCQKEKRKTINGDDLLWAMATLGFEEYVDPLKIYLQKYRDMEGDSKLTSKSGDGSVKKDIIGAHGGATSSNAQVMVQHGAYAQGMGYMQPQYHNGDT; translated from the exons ATGGCCGACGACGACAGCGGCAGCccccggggcggcggcggcggcggggtccgGGAGCAGGACCGCTTCCTCCCCATCGCCAACATCAGCCGCATCATGAAGAAGGCCGTGCCGGCCAACGGCAAGATCGCCAAGGACGCCAAGGAGACCCTCCAGGAGTGCGTCTCCGAGTTCATCTCCTTCGTCACCAGCGA GGCCAGCGACAAGTGCCAGAAGGAGAAGCGCAAGACCATCAACGGGGACGATCTGCTCTGGGCCATGGCCACGCTCGGGTTCGAGGAGTACGTAGACCCCCTCAAGATCTACCTGCAAAAGTACAGAGAT ATGGAG GGTGATAGTAAATTGACCTCAAAATCTGGTGATGGATCCGTGAAGAAAGATATAATTGGTGCTCATGGTGGTGCGACTAGCTCAAACGCCCAAGTG ATGGTTCAGCATGGTGCTTACGCCCAAGGCATGGGTTATATGCAACCCCAG TACCATAATGGGGATACCTGA